The following coding sequences are from one Macaca nemestrina isolate mMacNem1 chromosome 1, mMacNem.hap1, whole genome shotgun sequence window:
- the LOC105494522 gene encoding TMF-regulated nuclear protein 1, which translates to MRRRRARRWGEGCGSVSLCRFPVFILPAHLQPQTAGGRGMPGCRISACGPGAQEGTAEPGSPPPPREPMPLSQPPPPTPTLTPTPTPGQSPPLPDAAGASAGAAEGQELQRWRQGASGVAGLAGPGGGSGAAAGTGGRALELAEARRRLLEVEGRRRLVSELESRVLQLHRVFLAAELRLAHRAESLSRLSGGVAQAELYLAAHGSRLKKGQRRGRRGRPPALLASALGLGGCVPWGAGRLRRGHGPEPDSPFRRSPPRGPASPQR; encoded by the coding sequence ATGCGCAGGCGGAGGGCGCGGCGCTGGGGTGAAGGCTGTGGCAGTGTCTCGCTCTGCAGGTTCCCGGTGTTCATCCTCCCTGCGCACCTACAGCCGCAGACCGCCGGGGGGCGGGGGATGCCGGGCTGCCGCATCAGCGCCTGCGGCCCGGGGGCCCAGGAAGGGACGGCAGAGCCGGggtcgccgccgccgccccggGAGCCCATGCCGTTATCTCAGCCCCCGCCCCCAACTCCGACCTTGACCCCTACCCCGACCCCGGGTCAGTCCCCGCCGCTGCCGGACGCAGCCGGGGCTTCGGCAGGCGCGGCCGAAGGCCAGGAGCTGCAGCGCTGGCGCCAGGGCGCTAGCGGGGTCGCGGGGCTCGCCGGCCCCGGAGGGGGCTCTGGCGCGGCGGCGGGGACAGGGGGCCGCGCGCTGGAGCTGGCCGAAGCACGGCGGCGGCTGCTGGAGGTGGAGGGCCGCCGGCGCCTGGTGTCGGAGCTGGAGAGCCGCGTGCTGCAGCTGCACCGCGTTTTTTTGGCGGCTGAGCTGCGCCTGGCGCACCGCGCGGAGAGCCTGAGCCGCCTGAGCGGCGGCGTGGCGCAGGCCGAGCTCTACCTGGCGGCTCACGGGTCGCGCCTCAAGAAGGGCCAGCGCCGGGGCCGTCGCGGCCGCCCCCCAGCGCTGCTGGCCTCGGCGCTGGGCCTGGGCGGCTGCGTGCCCTGGGGCGCCGGGCGACTGCGGCGCGGCCACGGCCCCGAGCCCGACTCGCCCTTCCGCCGCAGCCCGCCCCGCGGCCCCGCCTCCCCCCAGCGCTGA
- the LOC139356891 gene encoding LOW QUALITY PROTEIN: oligosaccharyltransferase complex subunit OSTC (The sequence of the model RefSeq protein was modified relative to this genomic sequence to represent the inferred CDS: inserted 1 base in 1 codon; substituted 1 base at 1 genomic stop codon), producing the protein MEILYHVLFLVLECPNPKLKKPPWLHMPSAMTVXALVVVSYFLITGRIIYDVIVEPPSVGSMTDEHRHQRPVAFFAYRVNGQYIMEGLASSFLFTMGGLGFIILDQSKAPNILQLNRFLLLFIGFICVLLXFFMARVFMRMKLASYLMG; encoded by the exons ATGGAGATTTTGTATCATGTCCTGTTCTTAGTGCTCGAATGTCCTAACCCGAAGCTGAAGAAGCCACCCTGGCTGCACATGCCGTCGGCCATGACTGTGTAAGCTCTGGTGGTGGTGTCTTACTTCCTCATCACCGGAAGAATCATTTATGATGTTATTGTTGAACCTCCAAGCGTTGGCTCTATGACTGATGAACATAGGCATCAGAGGCCAGTAGCTTTCTTTGCCTACAGAGTAAATGGACAATATATTATGGAAGGACTTGCATCCAGCTTCCTGTTTACAATGGGAGGTTTAGGTTTCATAATCCTGGACCAATCGAAAGCCCCAAATATCCTACAACTCAATAGATTTCTTCTTCTATTCATTGGTTTCATCTGTGTCCTAT AGTTTTTCATGGCTAGAGTATTTATGAGAATGAAACTTGCAAGCTATCTGATGGGTTAG